GTCCGCTCGGAACCGCAAACGCGAAACCGGGCGGCTGTGACCGGACACCCATGGCGAAGTGGCTCCAGAGCGGCCGCCGACGCGACATGTGTGTCCTATTGGCCGCCGCTGAGGACGGTGAACTTTCCGGCCAGCGACTGAAGACGCGGCTCGAACGCCGCTATGACACGCGAATCGAACCGAAGAGCTTCTACGGCGCGCTCGACGCGCTGGAATCGGCGGGGTTCGTCGCCCATCGCGAGGACGGTATCGCCGATAAGTACTCGCTGACCGAGGCCGGTGAGCAACGGCTTCGAGAGCAGTTCGAGTGGATGCGGGAGGCGCTCGGCGAGACAGCTTGACGCCCCTGTTTGCCGCCCGTCCGAATCTTGCTGTGCCGCTACTGATGGGGTATCCTTTTGCCGAGCGCTGTCACAGAATACAGGTATGTCCCTGTCTCGGTCACTCCTCTTGGCAGGTCTGGACGCCCTCCCGTTCGCGGCGCTTGCAAGCATTGCGACGTACGTGTTCGCACGCACAACAATCAAGCCGCCCGAAATTGTCGGGATGCTCGCCGGGATTGTCGGCGTGGCGGTGCTCCTCGCGCTGGGGACTATCAGTGCGAACCGCCATCGCGCAAACGGCAAACCGTTCTACTTCACGCGCGCGGTGGTCGTCGAAGGGCTTCTCTCGATCCCCTAATCGAGAAGC
The Haloarcula sp. CBA1129 genome window above contains:
- a CDS encoding PadR family transcriptional regulator, giving the protein MAKWLQSGRRRDMCVLLAAAEDGELSGQRLKTRLERRYDTRIEPKSFYGALDALESAGFVAHREDGIADKYSLTEAGEQRLREQFEWMREALGETA